The genomic window TAACATCTTGCAAAATTTTGTagtactttaattttttaaaattttgtcaaaGTATTTATGACCAAACTTTTGGCTCATTGATGCGTGCGTGAAAACGACTCTCGTTTGTCTTGTAATGAAATTGTCTTGGCAATTACTCGGGGAAAGTgtctttcttttaatttatttgtgtGAATATTGTCTAATTATTTGGGCAATTATGTTCCGTGTTTGGAAAATATATTGCATTTGTGTAACAAAGGATCGCTCTCATATAGTTTTGTGGTCTTTAattctgacaaaaaaaatcttaaatatgttTGGTGATTTATCAACATCTTCTGATTTCTCCATAATTCATTAATTTGTCGTTTACACTaagattctttcttttgtcaatGGATTGGCTTTGTCGTTTGTAGACTATATTCAATGCTTTAGAtccaaaattacaaatttattaaatagtCATCATCTAACTAACATTTTTGAGCTTAAAGGTTTGGTTTGAggaatctttaatttataatttcaaaagGGTATCAATAGCTTATGggtgttacttttttttctctggttCACATTAGATGTTACAGGCTGCGGTGCGTTTGGTAGTGAATTCGACTAACATATCCTATGTAAGGAGGTGTCGATCGTGTATGTGGGAGAGGAAACGAAATTAAAGAAGAGcagtctttattttttatatataatctccAAATTAGtggtaatttttttgataaacattTACAAATATTAGTACATACAAAGAGAGATAAATGTATACAcagatatgtatatattctaatatatttaaatcaaTCAAACCATAATAACTCAACCCATATCGAATgatagtttatttttgtttttttgtcggTACATCATAAAGAAATACTagaacataagaaaaataaaatattaccaaattaagaaaataaatccaaTCCACACTTGACAACAAAATAACCTGATCAtagaagagaaaatcaaagagGTAAAGGGGAAATAACGAGACTATAAAATATGGGAAGAAGTTAAAGAGTAGAGCTACTCCGAATGGAAAGTGTATTAGATGTGCAGAGATTCAtagaaatggaagaaaaatagaaaaagaaaacgaaagagaagaaaagtaaagaagagacaaaagcATTGAACAACGATGCTTTTGTCTTTATTAGCCTATTAACCTAAACCCCTAGAGATTCAGACACGAACCTTATTCATCTCGAATATCTCAAACCCTAAAGACCATTAAACATCATCGCTCTCTTATCACTTTCGCATTCATCATCAACTCGTCATCATATGTATGTTTTCATTCACATGGAGTTAGTCCAGAATAATAGACTGCATGCCGTTTAACGGTCTAAACAAAGACAACTTGTAGTAACgtgttttcttacaaaatgaCATAGCAAAATTAGCATGCATGGCTCAGGAGTTATCACATATCGTTAAAACATTTTGGGTTTGCTTTTAGCGATTGCCATTTGTCGAGTGTCTCAAAAGATTCTTGTGGCCCGTATAATGGGCTTTAGAATATCGTTCTATAAGCCCATCAAATTAATGAACTGAGTATTATTTCCGGGAAAGAAATAACGTTTTATGCAATTACGACCCAATTAactttatagttttttaaaactgATGGGGAATGACCCAATTCAATGTTTTCACCCTCTCAATTGCAGCCATTAGTTAATACTGTAGTAATGTTTAGAAActagtttcaaaattttcgtAGAAAAATtcatgtaatatttttaaaaatcattcgATGTGCTGCATGCGTATTTCccaaaaattaaagttaatatgatttaagattttgttcaCAATTACTGCCACCAGAAAAAGGACGGTGAGATTAATATTTTACAGGtgaaaagatttttccaagaCAAGGTTTAATTTGACCATGCGGACCAATTTACTTACAAGGTGTCATGGTTTACAAAAGCCCGTTAAATGAGTAAATCCTGATCTGTTTGCCACGCTGGCAAAACCTCTCGCAGAGGCCCCACCAAATACTATAAATCATTAAATCTCGTTTAAGGCCCAAAAAATGATGCAGAGTTGCGATCGTAGAGAGTAGAGAACAGGGAAGGACGAGCGGTTATGTTAATCATGACGTCATCCTCTACGATTCTCACCGGAGATATAGATGAAGAACACCGCACGTCGTCAATGGCAGAGGAAGACACGCCTACGCATTCCCATCGACGGCGCTGGAGCACTCCTGTTGATTCCGGCGGCGAACCTCTTCAAAGCTTATCCGTGAGCAGATCTCTAGAGATAAAATCAGACCACGAGAATCCCGACGACGAGTGCAGGGAACATAGAGGTGTGTGTGGAGTTATTCTTGACGAATATTTCTCGTGTTCTTCGAAAAATAACAGTTACAGTTTCTATCTAGGAGGGAAGATATCGCCGTGGGGACCGTATGGACCGCCGCTGCTGACGGAGTCGAGATCAAAGGCGCCGTCGCCGCGGAGAGGAAGAAGCGTGACGAGGAAGCGAGATCTGCCACCATTTTTGACGACACTGGATTGTAACGGACGGCCGAGATTTCATCACAGGAGAGTGAGAAGCGAAGGACGGTTAGAGATTGCCAGCGTGGCAGTAGATTCACCGGAGATCGTTAGTGTTCGTGGGAGAGAAGGACTAAGAATCGGAACAGTGAGAATCAGTCAACAAAACGACGTAGTAGAAGATGATAATGAAGATAAACAGAATCACTGATCTTCCTCTtagaattttgatattttcagcTAATTTTCCGGGGGGAAAAAACGACATTGTAGTCCGATGATCCGTTAGAAACAAGATAAGAAAAGGGAATTATGGGCTTTACTTATGAATATTAGGCccataataatattttgttgcaAAACAAACCTGGGCCTGAAGCCCAAATAATTCGCTCAAGCCGACGTGTTAATTTATGATTTGTCCGTCACAGTGATACATTAAAGCACAGGCTGTGCGGTTATCACACTGTTCGCAGGAAGacttatttgagagagttttACTTTTGGGGGACACAAAGATTTGGAGAAAAAGTTTACTAAAAAAGAATCTGGGGAAGTAAGTGAGAtgaaggaagaggaggagatcGGAAAACCAGCGAAACCAAAAGCCAAGGTAGTCCCACAATGACTTACATATATTTCGCTTTCCATTTTCTAGGTTCCGTTCTTTgcgtttttcttctctttattgtGTTAGATGCGAACCTTCTTATAATTCCGGTCAAAGTGCATGCGTTTTTCGTGTTCTTACTGTCTTTGGAGATCTCAGATCCCGTATTAGTAGTTACTATTGATGGAGGAAGTTATACAAGGCATAGAATTCTAGGTTATCAGTTTTGGGGTTCACGATTTTTTGGTGCTTGGAAGTAAATTGTTGGTAGTTAACTTTGAAATCTTTGGTCTTGCAAACTTTGAGTCAGTCTCGTGATGTGTCGTTGCTTTCAGTTATTGCTCTAAGAAAGCCTtggttcttttctttaacGCTTGCTGGAGTAGTGTCGCTCCTTATTCTTGCCTtacattatatatttcttctacGCTCACAAGTCTTGTGTGGGGTTGTTTCACTGAGACTTAATGGCAGAAAGATGTTGCTCCTGGGAGGTTGATTGATACCTATGCTGCACAGTGCGATAACTGTCACAAGTGGAGGGTGATTGATAGCCAGGAGGAATATGAAGATATCAGAAGTAAAATGCTCGAGGATCCTTTTAACTGTCAGAAGAAACAGGGCATGTCTTGTGAAGAGCCTGCTGATATTGACTACGATTCTTCTCGGACTTGGGTCATTGACAAGCCTGGTCTCCCCAAAACGCCTAAAGGTTTCAAGAGAAGCTTAGTTCTCAGAAAAGATTACTCTAAGATGGATACCTACTACTTTACTCCTACCGGGAAGAAGCTCAGGAGTCGCAATGAAATCGCTGCCTTCGTTGAAGCCAATCCGGAATTCAGGAACGCACCACTTGGAGACTTCAATTTCACTGTCCCCAAGGTCATGGAAGATACTGTTCCCCCTGATCCGAAGCTTGGCTCTCCTTTTCCAAGCACTACTACCACTACTTCAGAGAAGAGCAGTGTCAAGCAGAGCCATAACTAATATGTTCTCTTCTACCTTCTTTCTGCTCCCTAAAGCAATGCGTTTTGAGTCTTTATAGATTTGATGTTCTCTAAAACTGTTATGATATTAACATCtctaagcaaaaaaatatgatcttttgtctcttctttaacCGGAACTCAAATGttaaatattcttttaatttggattcttACACCAAAGAAACACACTTATTCCTTACAAGTCCCCTCGTAAAACATTAAGTAGAGGCTACAACTCCGGGAATTCTCTCATGGCAAATCCTCATGCACCTTATAGTGAGCGGTTCCTCTTGAAGAATACTGCACGATGTCTCACAGACTTCCTCGTTGGACATGAAGCATCCGGATATGCATTTTTTATAGGCCTC from Arabidopsis thaliana chromosome 3, partial sequence includes these protein-coding regions:
- a CDS encoding hypothetical protein (DUF3049) (Protein of unknown function (DUF3049); FUNCTIONS IN: molecular_function unknown; INVOLVED IN: biological_process unknown; LOCATED IN: cellular_component unknown; EXPRESSED IN: sperm cell; CONTAINS InterPro DOMAIN/s: Protein of unknown function DUF3049 (InterPro:IPR021410); Has 17 Blast hits to 17 proteins in 7 species: Archae - 0; Bacteria - 0; Metazoa - 0; Fungi - 0; Plants - 17; Viruses - 0; Other Eukaryotes - 0 (source: NCBI BLink).); the protein is MLIMTSSSTILTGDIDEEHRTSSMAEEDTPTHSHRRRWSTPVDSGGEPLQSLSVSRSLEIKSDHENPDDECREHRGGKISPWGPYGPPLLTESRSKAPSPRRGRSVTRKRDLPPFLTTLDCNGRPRFHHRRVRSEGRLEIASVAVDSPEIVSVRGREGLRIGTVRISQQNDVVEDDNEDKQNH
- a CDS encoding hypothetical protein (DUF3049) (Protein of unknown function (DUF3049); CONTAINS InterPro DOMAIN/s: Protein of unknown function DUF3049 (InterPro:IPR021410); Has 17 Blast hits to 17 proteins in 7 species: Archae - 0; Bacteria - 0; Metazoa - 0; Fungi - 0; Plants - 17; Viruses - 0; Other Eukaryotes - 0 (source: NCBI BLink).), coding for MTSSSTILTGDIDEEHRTSSMAEEDTPTHSHRRRWSTPVDSGGEPLQSLSVSRSLEIKSDHENPDDECREHRGVCGVILDEYFSCSSKNNSYSFYLGGKISPWGPYGPPLLTESRSKAPSPRRGRSVTRKRDLPPFLTTLDCNGRPRFHHRRVRSEGRLEIASVAVDSPEIVSVRGREGLRIGTVRISQQNDVVEDDNEDKQNH
- the MBD4 gene encoding methyl-CPG-binding domain 4 (methyl-CPG-binding domain 4 (MBD4); FUNCTIONS IN: methyl-CpG binding, DNA binding; INVOLVED IN: biological_process unknown; LOCATED IN: nucleus; CONTAINS InterPro DOMAIN/s: DNA-binding, integrase-type (InterPro:IPR016177), Methyl-CpG DNA binding (InterPro:IPR001739), Zinc finger, CW-type (InterPro:IPR011124); BEST Arabidopsis thaliana protein match is: methyl-CPG-binding domain 1 (TAIR:AT4G22745.1); Has 159 Blast hits to 159 proteins in 34 species: Archae - 0; Bacteria - 0; Metazoa - 46; Fungi - 0; Plants - 112; Viruses - 0; Other Eukaryotes - 1 (source: NCBI BLink).), translating into MKEEEEIGKPAKPKAKKDVAPGRLIDTYAAQCDNCHKWRVIDSQEEYEDIRSKMLEDPFNCQKKQGMSCEEPADIDYDSSRTWVIDKPGLPKTPKGFKRSLVLRKDYSKMDTYYFTPTGKKLRSRNEIAAFVEANPEFRNAPLGDFNFTVPKVMEDTVPPDPKLGSPFPSTTTTTSEKSSVKQSHN